In Hemibagrus wyckioides isolate EC202008001 linkage group LG16, SWU_Hwy_1.0, whole genome shotgun sequence, the sequence gaccccttcctgttccaacatgactgcacaccagtgaccaaagcaaggtccataaagacatggatgagtgagtttggtgtggaggaacttgacagagtcctaacctcaaccccatagaacacctttgggatgaattagagcggagactgtgagccagaccttcctgtccaacatcagtgcctgacctcacaaatgtgcttatAGAGGAATGGTCCAAAATTTCCATGAAAACactccttgtggaaagccttcccagaagagttgaagctgttataactgtaaagggcgggacaactccatattacattcatgtgcatgtaaaggcagacgtcccaaaacttttgccaatatagtgtacgaATGAATGGCTTCCAATCTAGGGTGTATTCCTGACTCATGCCCAGTATTCCCAGGATCCAGTACATCCTTACCTGTAAAAGGCAGTTACCGAAGCTAAATGAATGTATTCCTTTGAAATGCTCAACAGATATCTGTTTAACTGCCAAGTAAATGTATGCTTTGTATGGTTGAAGTACAGAGATAATCCTTTCCTCTTATCTTAGTCAGGAATTAGTGTTTGTTACCAGAGtgtctaatatttaatattgactTTGTTTAATATTGATTTAATGTGCGTGTTGTGAGTGTTATTCAGACTAGGCTGACCTCATCGAGACACTGAATCCATTGCATGAACTCTGGAATGATGACTTCCAAGCACTCTAATTGCACCACATGTTTGTCCTGAGGTAATGGTTTTGTTTATTGTGTCTGACCCCTGAAGGCTCCCCCTGACCATGTGATCCCTCCACCTGAAGAGTTATACGTTTACAGCCCTCTGGGGACAGCGTTTAAAGTTCAAGGAGGAGAGGGCTCTGCCAAAAACCCCAGTATTATCACTATGTATGTATTGTTGTTATGAAGTTTTCTCATTTTTACTGTATCTCATTATTACGTAACGTATTAATCAATTCCTTTTCTGTAGTTTTGCCATCTGGAATACAATGATGGGAACGTCCATACTGAGCATGCCATGGGGAATAAAGCAGGTGTGTGCTCATTTTTAGATTTCATCCAATATCCCTGGGCATCACAAGCCTGTAACTGGATTTCTCTTTTGGTTTGCAGTCTGGCTTCACCCTGGGagtcatcatcctcatcttaATGGGTTTACTGACACTCTACTGCTGTTACAGAGTTTTGAAGTCAACTAAATCAATACGTAAGCCACACAGCACTTATCTCTCAGGTTTTTCTTTGTTCAGTTCTTTAACAGCACCGATGAGAAATGGGACTTGATTAAAACCAGGCCTGATTTACAGTTTTATGTTGTAAAGCACAATGatgcattattttaatttaagaaaGTTGCTATACAAATATAgtcttattattttatacttAGGTGCACTACACCTCTGAAAAATCTTTCAGATACACTTTTTAGAGCAGACTGGAGCATTACCCAGCTCTCAGCAATATAAATGAAGTGTGGAAGAACTCTTTAACTCATTTAGCGGGTCAGCATTACCACTAGCACCTCCCTACTCTAGCACTGCTGAGCTGTTTACTGCTGTTGGCACATGACTGCAGAAATGTGAGAATGGAAGATTCTGTACTTCCTTATGTTTCTTGCATTTATCATCATGCTTTAGGTTCCACCTTTGCTCTATTGTGTCTTGTATGGAGAGTCAGCATTTTATATGCATCAGGTCATAGgttatgatctctctctctcctctctctctctcctctctctctcattttttggacagaaaataaacagcaatTCTAGAGACAATTATTATATGAAGTTtgtgttttcttctctttttatcACAGCCTATATTGATACTTCAGACTGGGAGTTTCCTGACGTGTGTAAATATTACTTTGGGAGACTGGGACAGTGGTCGAGCCTGTTGTTTTCCATGGTATCGCTGATTGGGGCAATGGTGGTCTACTGGGTCCTTATGTCCAACTTCCTGTTTAACACGGGCAAATTCATTTACAGTAAGCAGCTGTTATGTCATGCTGCTTCCATGAATTGACCAATTTTATTGTGATGAGACAATGGTTTAATGTGTCATGAGGTAAAAGTGCTTTTCCTGTCTACCACCAGACTATGTTCACCATGTCAACATGTCCGATTCAGAGTTTGGCACAAATGGAACGGAGCGAGGTTGGTATTTGTGGGATATTTCAGTTTAGGAGCTAATGATTCCTAATCTATACTGTTATGTACACCTGTATCCTTGCACATTTATGAGATCCAATCAGTCAAACATGTGGCAGTTGATAAAATGGTGCAGATACAAGGAAAGAGCTTCTGTTTACATGGCATGCAAAATGGAAAACATCCAGTAGGCATCGGTTCTGTGGGCGGAAATGCTTTGTTAATGAGGGAGGTCAGAGAGGAGTGACAGGAAGTGCAGTTTTTTTCCAGGTGAAGtgatctcagaatgcacaacacaccaGACCTTAgacagatgagctacaacaggtTCTGCTCATGTCAGCTGAGAACAGAAAGCCGAGTCTACAGTGTTCACAGACCTGCTCAGATCAAGATCCGAAAAACGTCTGGTCTTTTTAAAGTCTGTCAGGATTCTAAGAACCTGTGTTCACCTCAAAATTAATGAAATCACTGTTCCCCCTAATAGTGATGATTGATGTGAACGTTAAAGAAAGCTCTTTACCTGTACCTGAGTGATGTCATGAACTGTGTTGATGCCAGATGATTGGGTGATTGGATTATTCCATGAATGAGCAGGATCTCATGTTTGATCTTTTTTTGCCTGTGTATGTTTAATTTTTCATTGAAATGAAGTGATGCTTCAGCAACAGGGCTGTTAGTTGTGGGTGGGGTCAGTGTACTTATCTCCTCAAACTCGGGCAGTTATCAGTATATCTTAGAGCCAAACAGAAACTCTAGCCTCTCTGTTAATACACCTGATCAGGCAGTTAGTGTTATATCATGTTTTAGTCATGGAACCATCTTTAAATTGGTTGCTCCTGTGTTTCTGcatatacaataaaaaaaaaattactaatGATAAATCAAGCTCTAACTTGTCGGACAAGTTGTCTATCCAGGTACACTCAAACAACCAAATGCTGTGTGTTCTCGCTCTGACCTCCTGTGTTTGGACGTTGTGGTTATGGATTGTGAGGGCTGCATTTGAATTTCAAACCATTCAGCTTCAACTAGCTGCCACCAAAAACACTGAATCTTTAAAATAGCAACATAATACATTCTCCTTTAAATGCAGCTCATTAGCAACAtcataaaaaaaagctttttaaaaaaaatattaatctttGTGATCATGGATTTAATGTCACTCCAGAGCATGTCTATCAGTATACTCAGTGATTTAATGATTAGTGAGTTAATGCTCCATGTGTACTGTAGCAGTAATCTATTCCCATCATCTTCCCACCCAGTGGTTTGTCCATACCCAGATGTGGATCCACACAGGAAAAGCAGCAATAGTCAGCATTACATCATTGATAACAGTACAGATACAGTGTTGTTTGACCACTGGTGGAATAAAACCAAAACGATCCCGTTCTACCTTAtcgtgctgctgctgccgctgctcaACTTTCGCTCAGCCTCCTTCTTCGCCAGGTTCACCTTTCTGGGTAAGACGACGAtccgtttatttattttgctttaatgaTGGAACTGGTGAGCTTGTTTGAATATTGGAATTAGATATGATAATAACGTGGAACTGGTTTTTCACTGATCTTGTGGTTTGAATATCTGACGCCACTGGTCATTTCTACATGCTGCCTTTCTTTATTCTGCGTAACTGATTTGCATGTTCCTATACGGGAGTTATTGACTTTACTGTTTTCTCCGtgacatgtttgtttgtttgtttgtttgtttgtttgggaaaTAACATGACTAGTCTGTTGTGTAAAtgggatgttttttttatttcacacaggCACAATTTCAGTGATTTACCTCATCATCTTGGTCACTGTTAAAGCTTTTCGGCTAGGCTTTCACCTGGAGTTCCACTGGTTCGATTCCACCGATTTTTTCGTCCCAGGTAAACACCAGCACCAGGTGGAGATCAATTAACAGGAGATTCtgtattgataaaaaaaaaaagtaatggaTTAAATAGTCTACCTACAGAGGTTTAGCAGCAGATttgctgtgtatcagtgaagccagtgttgtgttttgttttctctttttttgtttgtttttccccctttcctTTATGAAAGGAATGGTGTTGTGCACTATTTAGAATTTACACTCAGATCAATTCACCTCTGATCTAACCAATGATATAAAACCAGCACATATGTGACTACAAGAAGTAACTCGCTTATTGCAGGcatgaaaaagaaacaatttcTCTCTTTACCTGACCTTAAGTGATTCCATGAAAGGTTTGCTGCATGAAAACAGCTTTTCAGATAAAGTAAAATGCCTTAGGTCTTCAGTGTTCATCACACCTGCTTAGTTTCTTAGTTTTGAACAAAGACGGCAAAGCTGCACAAATATTGAACCAAGCTGTTTTATTGCTCATCTGtaactgcttgtgtgtgtttatgtagagtTCAGAATCCTCTGTCCTCAACTTACGGGTGTTCTCACTCTGGCCTTCTTCATCCACAACTGCATCATCACCCTCATGAAGAACAACAAGAATCAGGAGAACAACGTGAGTGCAGCTCTTCCCTCAGTTTTACATCTGTTGTCAGATCCAGTTAACTAGAAGGCCGAGTTATATCATTTTACTCGTCGCTGAATACAGGAATAGAGCTCAGATATTAGGGAACTGAGAATTTAGTTTTGCACGTGACTGTGCGGTGAGTCTCAGCGGTAAATGCAGATCGGAAAGTAGTGATTGTGGGCTCATCCAGGAAGACCACTGTCCTGTTATATGGAGCAAAGTCTAGACTCTTTCACATCTTTAttttcctgtgtgtttctggtCACATGCTGAAAATGAATCATCTTTTTTTGCTGGGTATCCTGCACTTCCTGATTATATGCTAAAATAAGATTGAATGAACTGGAagtaagataaaataaaaaaggtgttGTCTAGAAAAGACTGACATTGGACCAAAtagctgtttattttaaattctttattGTTGTGTTCTATACATCCTGATCTCCTGCTTAAACAATTTCCATACAGCCCTAAGCTTACATTACAATTTTTCATAAAGCTATTCTATGTGTACCTCAGTGGTGTCCAGTCCGATCCACatagggctggtgtgggtgcaggttttcaggCCAATCAATCAGAAGCAATACCTGATTCCTACCCATTTAATCAGTTgctcttggctttcagtagactcggGTGTTGGTTGGTTGGAATTAAAACCTGCACTCACCCCGGGGTCCTTTGCAGGTAAGATCGGACGTCCACGAATACTTTATTAGCAACCTGTATATCTACTCATTCCTGCAATTATCCATTTAGCCaatggaaaaaaatgtgatctctgtgactttgagtatttcagatgATCTCCACACAGCAGTTAATACACTTtgcacagaatggtgtgaacatccagtgagcagtaGTTCTGCAGGCAGAAATTGATTCGATTGACtggaagtctatagtaactaacaaaaacaacagcaaaaaaacactCTTTACAATTGTGCCGAGcataaaagcatctcagaatgctcAACCCTACAAACCATGAGGTGAAATAGGCTACATCATGTTCCATGTACCATGCTGCTGTTACTACAAGGATTGGCTGATTATATAACTTCCTGAATGAGTAGGTGTACACATGTTCCTATTCAAATAGAAGTGCTTGTTTATAAAAATAGCTTCTGCAGCACATAACTGTTTATATCTGCTTACTTATCGAAGGAACCGTGCACACTTTCTATCACTGTTCATATAATCCGGCCTTGTGAATGCCGTGCTCCTCAGTGCCAATgccacacacagcaggtttgcTCCAGGTGCTAAAACAAATCCGTcgtttctgtgtgtaattctctATTTTGCGAGATCCTTACCAGTCATATATCTGCTGgctcaaacaacacacaactaaaAGTAACATGAGCTgttgagttatttatttatttatttttaatcattaaatgcTTTATTgaataagacttttttttttttgtggttgcaGGTTCGGGATTTGTCCTTGGCTTACCTTTTAGTAGGTCTAACATACCTCTACGTGGGAGTTATGATCTTTGCTTCATTCCCTTCTCCACCACTGTCTAAAGACTGCATTGAACCAGTAAGCCTTATTTCCTCTTTGTCCAGTCATACACGCGACTTTCACATATGTATATTTCTGGTTCATTCGTGTTATGTAACCATGGATTCTCATGCCGACCTTTGACCCCTCATTTTGCTGCAGAATTTTCTGGATAACTTTCCCAGCAGTGATATTATGGTGTTTGTTGCCCGAGCCTGTCTGCTGTTCCAAATGACCACCGTCTACCCGCTGCTGGGTTACCTGGTTCGGGTGCAGCTGATGAACCATTTCTTTGGTGATCAGTACCCCAGGTAAATTGTTGCTGGTTTACTATAACCAGTTACCAGTCAGGTTCTGCTGTCAAACTAGGTATACAACAGAAACGACTGAATGCTTGTGGTTCGAGCCCAAGGCATGGTAACATAGGTTACATTGGCTTAaatgagtgtttgtttgttgtacaGTGGCAACATTGTCCCAACTAAATACAAATgcaaaatatatacagtatttataacactgattaaagcttgacacttttttttgtatagtagcatgtggatctctctctctctctctctctctctctctctctctttgtttctctgtccctctctctgtttctctctctctctctctctctctctttgtttctctgtccctctctctgtttctctctctctctctctctctctctctctctctctctctctctgtttctctgtccctctctctctctctctctctctgtttctctgtccttctctctgtttctctctctccctctctctgtttctctctctccctctctctctccctctctctctctctctctttgtttctctgtccctctctctctttgtttctttgtccctctctctgtttctctctctctctctctcactaacctTATTGATAGGATATTACACCTCAGTCTTTATAAAGTAAACGATTATAAAAGTAATTCAGTTAGATTGCTCATCAAAAAGATTGATTAATCAAGAAGAATAATAGCCGTGTAACAGTCCTTACTATCTGATTTATATACTGGATGATGAGGTTAGACAGATGGTGGATTCGGAGGCGGATGGAATTGACCTCCATAAAGTTCAGCATCTAATACTCATCTGACTTGCACACTATAAAAACTTTATTAACTGGTGTCATTGGGTCAGTATCCACAGCAGTGTATAAATCAGCATCCTTCTTCCTGAATGTTGAGCAAATTGTGCAATTCTAAGCAACTTTGCTGCACTCACAATAAATATAGCCACCAGCGTTGTAATGAATTTCACTGATAGTTTACGTTATCACAGGACACaaaaacagatgtgtgtgtgctcagacAAAGTTTAAAGACCGGACAAGGTTTACACCACTGTAAGATATAAACAGCCGTTGAAGTGGGAGTGGTTTATTATAACACCATTAAACCAACACATGTCTGAAAACCAACACGTCTGAAAACTGACACATTTGTTGTTCTTGGGAAAATTGgcaaactaacactaacaacactttTTCTACAAACGGtttccattgttttatttttccctcGTTTTCCCACTTAATGGCACTAATACTCGGAACTTCTGGGTTAAGTTacaaaaacactctctctctctctctctctctctctctctctctatatatatatatatatatatatatatatatatatatatatattacacacacacacaaaacatttcaacattgacgaaacaaacaaaaaaaaaacaggttaaaGCAGCGTAAATGCACATGATTGTGAGCAGCTTGGAGTATATTATGAAACCTGTAAGAAGAAGACGTTCATTTATCAGGAAATAGCCTGGAGCACTATTAAGAAATGGCAGTGATGTgttgagtattatttttaacCGACTTGTTTTGTCAGGTAGAAACATGCTCTTGGAATTATAAAGTCATTATACTTTACATTTCAAGtgaagcatgtttttttttttgtatggatACAGCAGTAGTAGTGCATGAGAGCAACAGTGTGAGACGAGTGCAAACAATGCACTACTACAATAGacacataaaacaaacacacaggtcAACTGGACAGGATAACGACTGAACTgaatatctgtaaatattaaTGGCTGTAGTAGAAATGAACTGGGAGCAAAAGATAAGAGTCATAAATGTgtatagttataataataagtgTCCAATACATGGAAAAAGTCTAATTTATTGCATGCTGtcctaattttatttctttattttttaataattagttTCGTCCATGTCTTCCTGCTGAATGTCTTTGTTGTGGCTGTTGGGGTCCTAATGGCCAGGTTTTATCCCAACATTGGCTCCATTATAAGGTAAGAATAAAACAGTATAAcagtattattataaaataaaagttcataTTAATATCTGGGAACAGGGCTGATCATGCTCATGTCTGGAGCTCTTTTTGGGTCATGGTGATGAACCAAGTCAATATTTATGTAAACAACAAAAATTGTGTTAACAGGAAAAGacaatgtttaataaaaaaaaaaatgcgtAGTGTTTATTATAGTCTGCTCTGTTCAGAATACATAAGCCACGTTGGTATGAAAGATAACTCCAGGATCTTTAGTAAAATGAGTCGAAgttatatacaaatacaatgaAGGTAAAAATGATTTCAGATGTTTCCAGCCAGTTCCAGtctgtgatccgatccaacaagacaagctactgttgctcaaattgctaattaaaataaaagttaatacaggttctgatagaaaggtgtcagaatacatagtgcaggacaggtcagggctgtttaggcagcaaaagggagaccaagataatattaggcaggtggtcataatgttatgcaagTAACTCTATCTTTGCCTAAAGTAAATACAAATGCAGTCTTTGGTAAAGTGCAAAGGATTTGGAGGAAAATTATTAAGAGAGCAAGAATTTCTCAAAGTGGGTGTGATAAGTGAGTGCTTTTAGATGTTTATGGTATTCTTATAAGCTAAGACCTCTTATATTTTATAGCACAGCTCTATTGTAGGTTTAAACCATTATTGTGGCCCTCTGCTGCATGTGAAGTGAATAGCAGTGATCTCTAGCCACCAGTGGCATTAAGTATGCCACTATAGGAAAGGGGCAGAGCTTttggcttgtttttttcttttaaaccttAGTACAGCGTCTCGgacaaaataaagatttttcacAGTTGATATTGGGGATGGTGGGAAGCTGTGGGCTCTAGATTGCATGCTAATGGTGAAGGAGGCTttattcttgtgtgtgtatgagagggaTAGCATTATTCATCAGTCAGTAAGAGTCAGAGTTGTTTGAAAAGGCATCATGTGTTAAAGGACAGACCTTTTGTGTTTTGTAATAGCAGATGGAAAATTGTTTTTacagaatgtatttttttgttattggaATTGGATCTGCCTTTTAAACACTTATTTTACTCAAGTCAAATGGCATCTTAAAATGGGTGACTACAGATCTATGCATTTTAAAAACTACAAAACAACCCCAAAAAGcaacataaaaatgtttttttttgttttgtttttttgtttattaattgcagaatgcaaacaaatttatatatatatatatatatatatatatatatatatatatatatatatatatatataatcatatatatatatatatatatatatctatatatatatatatatatatataatgtatgtatatatatatatatataatgtatgtatatgtaaaattataataaatacaatatatggtaggtttatctgaacagtgagagacagaataacaatgcatttcagaaaagttatacattgttATACAttattgatttgcattttattgagtgaaataagtatttgacccctttgcaaaacatgacttagtacttgtcagacagacgtcagacatttcttgtagttggccaccaggtttgcacacatctcacatctcaaggaattcgggcccactcctctttgcagatcctctccaagtcattaaggttttgtggctgacccttcagctccctccacagattttctatagGATTAATTACTAtaggattaaggtctggagactggctaggccactacaggaccttaatgtgcttctttttgaaccactcctttgttgccttggccgtgtgttttgggtcattgtcaggctggaatatccatccacgacccattttcaatgtcCTGGTTGAGGGATGGGGGTTCTCATCCAacatttgacggtacatggctccgtccatcgtccctttgatgcggtgtagttgtcctgtccccttagcagaaaaacacccccaaagcataatgtttccacctccatgtttgacggtggggatggtcttcttggggtcataggcagcattcctcctcttccaaacacggcgagttgagttgatgccaaagagctggattttggtctcatttgaccacaacactttcatgcagttctcctctgaatcattcagatgttcactggcaaacttcagatggtcctgtacatgtgctttctttagcagggggaccttgcgggcactactggatttcagtctttcacggtgtagtgtgttaccaattgttttcttggtcactatggtcccagctgccttgagatcattgacaaatcctccagtgtaattctgggctgattcctcaccaatctcatgatcattgaaactccatgagatcttgcatggagccccagaccgaggaagattgacagtccttttgtgtttcttccatttgggaataatcgcaccaactgttgtcaccttctcaccaagctgcttggcgatggtcttgtagctcattccagccttgtgtaggtctacaatcttgtccttgacatccatggacagctctttggtcttggccatgatggagagtttggaatctgattgattgcttccttctgtggacaggtgtctttcatacagttaaggagctgagattaagagcactccccgagagtgctcctactgtaatctcagctccttacctgtataaaagacacctgggagccagaaatctttctgactgataggggatcaaatacactgatttgcattttaatgagtgaaataagtataacttttttgaaatgcgtttttctggatttttttgttgttctgcCTCTCTGTTCAAATACActtaccattaaaattacagactgatcatttttgTCAGTggacaaacgtacaaaatcagcaggggatcaaatatttttttccctcactgtatatatacactactcacaacaagttaaggatatttggcttttgggtgaagtttatggaaaatgtaaaaagttcacactacagtgatattatatcataaaagtagggcatttaagtcgaagcatgcaatggtgatttcctcatctcaaacaatttattgaaacaaaagccaacaacagtggtgggtataccacaacaaaaaatctcaatgtctcaataatctgtcatgtgcccttgaccatcaattacagcttgacaacgacgtctcatgctgttcacgagtcgacttattgtctgctgaggcatggcattccactcttcttgaagggcggccctcaggtcattgaggttctggggtgtggggttacgagcctctacacggcgactcggctgatcccagaggttttctatgggattcaggtctggagaaagtgcaggccactccatttgaggtaccccagcctccaggagccgttccctaatgatgcgacctcgatgagctggagcattgtcgtccatgaagatgaaattaggcctgtgttgttcatgcaggggcacaatgactggattaatgatgttattcaggtagtattggcttgtcactgtaccattcacaagatgtagggcagttctgtattgagtggacacacctgcccagactgtaacaccaccacaacagtggctgatgcatagcgctctccttgacgtctccaatcGTTGGCGACCATCAtttcaggtacccttgcaggtcgtctagcacgcagaccacgttgatgtaaacggttttgaatggtctgatgtgacacgttcctctcacctcccttaaatgtgcctggagttgagtggcattcatcatccggttccgcagggcactgttcacaatgaagcggtcatcaaggtgagatgtggccaaaggacactatatatatatatatatatatatatatataaattataataaatacagtatataatacatatacatatatatatatgtattatatacatatatgtgtgtgtattatatacatgtgtgtgtattttatatatatatatatatatatatatatatatatatatatatatatatatatatatatatatatatataatatatacactatattgccaaaagtattcgctcacctgctttgactcgcatatgaacttaagtgacatcccattcctaatccatagggttcaataagacgtcggtccaccctttgcagctataacagcttcaactcttctgggaaggctgtccacaaggtttaggagtgtgtttatgggaatttttgaccattcttccagaatcgcatttgtgaggtcacacactgatgttggacgagaaggcctggctctccgctataattcatcccaaaggtgttctatcgggttgaggtcaggactctgtgcaggccagtcaagttcctccacaccagactctgtcatccatgtctttatggaccttgctttggtcactggtgcacagtcatgttggaagaggaaggggccagctccaaactgttcccacaaagttgggagcatggaattgtccaaaatgtcttggtatgctgaagcattcagagttcctttcactggaactaaggggccaagcccagctcctgaaaaacaaccccacaccataatccccctccaccaaactttacacttggcacaatgcagtcagacaagtaccgttctcctggcaaccgccaaacccagactcgtccatcagattgccagatggagaagcgcgattcatcactccagagaacgtgtctccactgctctagagtccagtggcggcgtgctttacaccactgcatccgacgctttgcattgcacttggtgatgtatggcttggatgcagctgctcggccatggaaacccattccatgaagctctctgcgcactgttcttgagctaatctgaaggccacatgaagtttggaggtctgtagcgattgactctgcagaaagttcgcgacctcttcacactatgcgcctcagcatctgctgaccccgctccgtcagtttacgtggcctaccacttggcTGAGTTGTCATTTTTCaaagaatataaatgataacacaaaaacttttctttcactcatggttagtgtttggctgaagccatttattatcagtcaactgtgtttactctttttaaatcataatgacaacagaaactacccaaatgaccctgatcaaaagtttacataccccagTTCTTAATACCGTGTATTGCCCCCTTTAACATCAATGACAGCTTGAAGTCTCTTGTGGTAGTTGTGGATGAGGCTCTTTATCTTCTCAGATGGTAAagctgcccattcttcttggcaaaaagcctccagttcctgtaaattcTTGGGCTGTCTTGCATGAACTGCACGTT encodes:
- the slc38a9 gene encoding neutral amino acid transporter 9, translated to MEDDGKPLLGSIQGDYYSDQIDFLDSRQRRPFHVEPKNIVEDSAQERVSAEASVLNSRVHYYGRLTASSDRLLAPPDHVIPPPEELYVYSPLGTAFKVQGGEGSAKNPSIITIFAIWNTMMGTSILSMPWGIKQSGFTLGVIILILMGLLTLYCCYRVLKSTKSIPYIDTSDWEFPDVCKYYFGRLGQWSSLLFSMVSLIGAMVVYWVLMSNFLFNTGKFIYNYVHHVNMSDSEFGTNGTERVVCPYPDVDPHRKSSNSQHYIIDNSTDTVLFDHWWNKTKTIPFYLIVLLLPLLNFRSASFFARFTFLGTISVIYLIILVTVKAFRLGFHLEFHWFDSTDFFVPEFRILCPQLTGVLTLAFFIHNCIITLMKNNKNQENNVRDLSLAYLLVGLTYLYVGVMIFASFPSPPLSKDCIEPNFLDNFPSSDIMVFVARACLLFQMTTVYPLLGYLVRVQLMNHFFGDQYPSFVHVFLLNVFVVAVGVLMARFYPNIGSIIRYSGATCGLALVFLFPSAVHLKALRRNGELRWPSACFHIFLILLGVANLLAQFFM